In Rissa tridactyla isolate bRisTri1 chromosome 2, bRisTri1.patW.cur.20221130, whole genome shotgun sequence, a single window of DNA contains:
- the PLAG1 gene encoding zinc finger protein PLAG1 isoform X1: MATVIPGDLSEVRDTQKVPSGKRKRGETKPRKNFPCQLCDKAFNSVEKLKVHSYSHTGERPYKCTQQDCTKAFVSKYKLLRHMATHSPEKTHKCNYCEKMFHRKDHLKNHLHTHNPNKEAFKCEECGKNYNTKLGFKRHLALHAATSGDLTCKVCLQTFESTGVLLEHLKTHAGKSSGGVKEKKHQCEHCDRRFYTRKDVRRHMVVHTGRKDFLCQYCAQRFGRKDHLTRHMKKSHNQELLKVKTEPMDLLDPFTCNVSVPIKDELLPVMSLPSSELTSKPFTNTLQLNLYNTQIQSMQSSASAHQMVATSLPLGMPCPIDMESVHPSHQLSLKYPLGTTSYAISMPEKEQPLKGEIESYLMELQSGMPSSSQDSQASSSKLGLDPQVGTLDDGSGEVSLSKGSVPISEPLNTPSLDFSQLFNFIPVNGPPYNPSVSVGNLGMSYTQEEAHSSMTQLPPHTQDPQDPSNSIGLGSLHSLSAAFTSSLSTTTTLPRFHQAFQ, translated from the exons ATGGCCACTGTCATTCCTGGTGATTTGTCAGAAGTAAGAGATACCCAGAAAGTCCCTTCAGGGAAACGTAAGCGTGGTGaaaccaaaccaagaaaaaacttTCCTTGCCAACTGTGTGACAAGGCCTTTAACAGTGTTGAGAAATTAAAGGTTCACTCATACTCTCACACAGGAGAGAGGCCCTACAAGTGCACACAACAAGACTGCACCAAGGCCTTTGTTTCTAAGTACAAATTACTAAG GCATATGGCTACTCATTCTCCTGAGAAAACCCACAAGTGTAATTATTGTGAGAAAATGTTTCACCGAAAAGATCACCTAAAGAATCACCTACATACACACAATCCCAACAAAGAGGCCTTTAAGTGTGAAGAATGTGGAAAGAACTACAATACCAAGCTTGGGTTCAAACGTCACCTGGCTTTGCATGCTGCAACAAGCGGTGACCTCACCTGTAAGGTATGTTTGCAGACTTTTGAAAGCACAGGAGTGCTGCTGGAGCACCTAAAAACTCATGCAGGCAAGTCATCGGGTGgagtgaaggagaaaaaacaccaGTGTGAACACTGTGATCGTCGGTTCTACACCCGAAAGGATGTCCGTAGACACATGGTAGTGCACACTGGAAGAAAGGACTTCCTCTGTCAGTACTGTGCACAGAGATTTGGGCGGAAGGATCACCTCACGCGCCACATGAAGAAAAGTCACAACCAAGAACTTTTGAAGGTCAAAACAGAGCCAATGGACCTTCTAGATCCCTTTACCTGCAATGTTTCTGTGCCTATTAAGGATGAGCTGCTTCCAGTGATGTCTTTACCTTCCAGTGAACTGACATCAAAGCCATTTACAAACACTTTGCAATTAAATCTCTACAACACTCAGATTCAGTCCATGCAGAGTTCTGCATCTGCACACCAAATGGTTGCCACATCGTTGCCATTGGGGATGCCTTGTCCAATAGATATGGAGTCTGTCCACCCTTCTCACCAGCTATCGTTGAAATATCCGCTCGGTACTACCTCATACGCAATTTCTATGCCTGAGAAAGAACAGCCATTGAAAGGGGAAATCGAAAGTTACTTAATGGAGTTGCAAAGTGGTATGCCTTCTTCATCCCAGGATTCTCAAGCATCTTCATCAAAACTAGGGCTGGATCCACAAGTAGGGACACTAGATGATGGGTCTGGGGAGGTTTCCCTTTCCAAGGGCTCCGTTCCTATTAGCGAACCTCTAAACACCCCGTCGTTGGACTTTTCTCAGCTGTTCAACTTCATACCTGTAAACGGCCCTCCTTACAATCCTTCTGTTTCAGTGGGAAACCTCGGAATGAGTTATACGCAAGAGGAGGCACATTCTTCTATGACTCAACTTCCACCGCACACCCAGGATCCACAAGATCCTAGCAATAGTATAGGTCTTGGGTCTCTGCACTCGTTGTCTGCAGCTTTCACAAGCAGTCTAAGCACAACCACCACCCTACCGCGATTTCATCAAGCTTTCCAATAG
- the PLAG1 gene encoding zinc finger protein PLAG1 isoform X2, which yields MATHSPEKTHKCNYCEKMFHRKDHLKNHLHTHNPNKEAFKCEECGKNYNTKLGFKRHLALHAATSGDLTCKVCLQTFESTGVLLEHLKTHAGKSSGGVKEKKHQCEHCDRRFYTRKDVRRHMVVHTGRKDFLCQYCAQRFGRKDHLTRHMKKSHNQELLKVKTEPMDLLDPFTCNVSVPIKDELLPVMSLPSSELTSKPFTNTLQLNLYNTQIQSMQSSASAHQMVATSLPLGMPCPIDMESVHPSHQLSLKYPLGTTSYAISMPEKEQPLKGEIESYLMELQSGMPSSSQDSQASSSKLGLDPQVGTLDDGSGEVSLSKGSVPISEPLNTPSLDFSQLFNFIPVNGPPYNPSVSVGNLGMSYTQEEAHSSMTQLPPHTQDPQDPSNSIGLGSLHSLSAAFTSSLSTTTTLPRFHQAFQ from the coding sequence ATGGCTACTCATTCTCCTGAGAAAACCCACAAGTGTAATTATTGTGAGAAAATGTTTCACCGAAAAGATCACCTAAAGAATCACCTACATACACACAATCCCAACAAAGAGGCCTTTAAGTGTGAAGAATGTGGAAAGAACTACAATACCAAGCTTGGGTTCAAACGTCACCTGGCTTTGCATGCTGCAACAAGCGGTGACCTCACCTGTAAGGTATGTTTGCAGACTTTTGAAAGCACAGGAGTGCTGCTGGAGCACCTAAAAACTCATGCAGGCAAGTCATCGGGTGgagtgaaggagaaaaaacaccaGTGTGAACACTGTGATCGTCGGTTCTACACCCGAAAGGATGTCCGTAGACACATGGTAGTGCACACTGGAAGAAAGGACTTCCTCTGTCAGTACTGTGCACAGAGATTTGGGCGGAAGGATCACCTCACGCGCCACATGAAGAAAAGTCACAACCAAGAACTTTTGAAGGTCAAAACAGAGCCAATGGACCTTCTAGATCCCTTTACCTGCAATGTTTCTGTGCCTATTAAGGATGAGCTGCTTCCAGTGATGTCTTTACCTTCCAGTGAACTGACATCAAAGCCATTTACAAACACTTTGCAATTAAATCTCTACAACACTCAGATTCAGTCCATGCAGAGTTCTGCATCTGCACACCAAATGGTTGCCACATCGTTGCCATTGGGGATGCCTTGTCCAATAGATATGGAGTCTGTCCACCCTTCTCACCAGCTATCGTTGAAATATCCGCTCGGTACTACCTCATACGCAATTTCTATGCCTGAGAAAGAACAGCCATTGAAAGGGGAAATCGAAAGTTACTTAATGGAGTTGCAAAGTGGTATGCCTTCTTCATCCCAGGATTCTCAAGCATCTTCATCAAAACTAGGGCTGGATCCACAAGTAGGGACACTAGATGATGGGTCTGGGGAGGTTTCCCTTTCCAAGGGCTCCGTTCCTATTAGCGAACCTCTAAACACCCCGTCGTTGGACTTTTCTCAGCTGTTCAACTTCATACCTGTAAACGGCCCTCCTTACAATCCTTCTGTTTCAGTGGGAAACCTCGGAATGAGTTATACGCAAGAGGAGGCACATTCTTCTATGACTCAACTTCCACCGCACACCCAGGATCCACAAGATCCTAGCAATAGTATAGGTCTTGGGTCTCTGCACTCGTTGTCTGCAGCTTTCACAAGCAGTCTAAGCACAACCACCACCCTACCGCGATTTCATCAAGCTTTCCAATAG